ATGGCTTTAGAGAATGAGCGGTATTTGAGTGAGCTGTGTTGTGAAGCAGGCTGTTTCAAAGACACACAGATAGTAGGTAAGAATTGTCCTTAACAAGTTCTCTAAACTGAGATGAAATtctgaaagacattttagaagagccTCTAACTATGATCGTTTTCCCTTGTGTCTCTGCCAGAATTCGTTTTTCTTTTAGCTGGGAAGTGGAGCCTAACTGAATCAGCCACATATCAAGCAATAGAAATATTTGaaaggtatttttttattttccctttgaaTGTTGATATTAGGATAGAACCATTAATTTATATATGTACCACAGATTAAACAATATTCATTTTGTGTGATTTACCTCTAAGTAGATGTGCTTAAAGTTCCAGTTTTATTTCCTGTAACTTATACCTTTATCGTTTTATAGATGTAGTTACAGCAGCCAAATCGCAGCTTTAACctataaatatataaactaaAATGTATACACTTCCTTTTTAAAGTCTCaaaagattgttggggggaatactTTAGCCAAGTTACAAATCAAAAGGTATTTAATGACAAGCCTGCTTTGAGTACTAAAAGCCCACCATCTGTCAGAGGAGGAATTTATGGACAACCACTACAAATGCATTCAGTCTACAATTTAGATTTCAagggttgtttttctttctttgcatgcTTCTTTCCAATCTCTTGTTTTTATAAAACTGTGCCTGAGACCAAGTCTGGAgtatttaaattgcatttttgtgCCACTTTAGTTATTTCAGTGAATATCCAGTTGTGAATATACTGCACCAAATGGACAATTTgattcttgtgtgtgtgtgtgtgtgctgatgAGGGTCCTAAAGTTTACTGTAGCTGTTTCATACATTGATTCATGACACAATAGCTTTCACTCCATAACATCAGTGTAGTTACATGGTTTTGATATTTATTTCTGTAAACTATAAAGCAAATTTCAAGTACCGTAAGTATCTGCTCTTTTCTGTAGATACCTTATCAATACTTTTGCATTTTTAGGTATATGCTCAAACTTTTAGAAGAGTTCTCTAATTTGACTCTAGGAAAGGAAGAAGACAGCAATTGGACCTCACTGAAAGTACAAATGGAAGACACATATATGCTGCGTTTAGTCTCTTGCATTCAGCTTGCCAGCAAGCTTTCTTTCCATTACAAAGTAAGGAGATTCAAGATTTGCCTTGAGCAATACAGTATTATATAACTTTCACACAAATTTTGTTTCTGAGATATCTTCTGGACTTTCTCAGTGACAGAAACAGTTAAATGCATGTGTGCATTTgggaaaaatataattatttctcaGACAATCTGATCAGAGGATGAAAATAATGTTATAAATTGCTAGGCAATGGTGTCTTCATAAATAGCTTGGGTTAATGGTTAGTACTGAAGGAGATGTATGATTGTATATGGAGTTGGCTTTCACAATGGTGAACTATCAAATATGAGGGAGATGGGATGGTTaagaaatttgatatataaataaatataaactattaGCAGTAGAAacaaaaatgttaattttaatatcaTTATGATTCATGGGTTAAAAAAAGCAACATATACAAAACAAACCAttccaataaaacacagtacacTATGGCGAAGTAAAATTGGCATTTTGGATGTAATGTTCTTACTTCTTTTACACAGATCGTTAATAACAAAATGGTTCTGAAGTTTCTGAAGTCTTTGGGTTTCTCATacactacagaagaattattagaATCAGAACTAGCTATTTTGAAGGCTCTGAATTTTCAAGTCAATGTTCCAGTTCCACTTGCCTATGTTGAAGTTCTCCTAGAAGTTTTAGGTAAACCCAGGAAACATATACTGTAGTCTATGAAACAACTTTGCCCTGCTAGTAAAAAATTGGTATTGATTCTGATTTGTCTATCCCTCTTACCGGTAACTGAGCAGCCACACTTAAACTGGTTGATCTCTTTATTTCCTAGTCTctgcagcaggtggcagcacttaGCCAACTTTtgctgctgttaaaaaaaaaatcttcaagttACATCCTAgagtagtgatggctaacctttttctctttctgcacCAAAAGCATGCGATGGCACGTGCGCAGGCCGGCGTCTATAATGCAATGCGAGCCTCCCACATGCACGCATGACTTCCCTGTGCATGCCCACACAATCCCCATGCTCTGTCACCCCCTGGGCATTAAAATTTTTAGCAAACGGTTCTCTGcctgattgctgggtgggcatggccatggtggatgtggcctactcagcctcctgcaccatggcagggaggatgg
Above is a window of Ahaetulla prasina isolate Xishuangbanna chromosome 4, ASM2864084v1, whole genome shotgun sequence DNA encoding:
- the CNTD1 gene encoding cyclin N-terminal domain-containing protein 1, yielding MGLPAQVSARYQYSEPIFGVVTPGIIQDTLLHMALENERYLSELCCEAGCFKDTQIVEFVFLLAGKWSLTESATYQAIEIFERYMLKLLEEFSNLTLGKEEDSNWTSLKVQMEDTYMLRLVSCIQLASKLSFHYKIVNNKMVLKFLKSLGFSYTTEELLESELAILKALNFQVNVPVPLAYVEVLLEVLGYNGYLLPTKELHEMCKHLLSLSYLLRNSIYDTLLKSSIENSSPSELQLAKFASVKEDLMLLAVGVIGASSFLLNHEDWNQVVDYLNSTTGISLQSITEAVYAILKHSLGNTVNGC